In Methanosarcina siciliae T4/M, one genomic interval encodes:
- a CDS encoding tRNA dihydrouridine synthase produces MKLKKLKIGRTELPGNLLLAPMADVTNLAFRLLCRQDGADLTYTEMISADALLNESRKSFIKGLSSSEDRPFGVQLVGNCPEKLRKAAFFVEEEYRPEVIDINMGCPARCITGAGCGSALLNSPELVREIISELTDALNTPVSAKIRLLGREEKTLEIARLIEKAGVSALTVHGRTAAQMYSGNANLMGIKAVKNELSIPVIANGDIRDEESAERTLELTCCDGLMIGRASMGNPFIFRRIRHYLKTGEKLEVERQARQLEDFEKYISLLEEHNLLSSINLRMHAHWFTKGLHGSRHVREKINGLKDGKSITELMRSSCQEKY; encoded by the coding sequence ATGAAACTTAAAAAACTAAAAATTGGAAGAACCGAACTTCCCGGAAATCTTCTTCTTGCGCCTATGGCAGATGTAACAAATCTGGCTTTCAGACTGCTTTGCAGGCAGGATGGAGCTGACCTGACCTACACAGAGATGATCAGTGCAGATGCCCTGCTCAATGAAAGCAGAAAATCTTTTATTAAAGGGCTGAGTTCTTCCGAAGACAGGCCTTTTGGGGTTCAGCTCGTGGGGAACTGTCCCGAGAAACTTAGAAAAGCTGCATTTTTTGTTGAAGAAGAATACAGGCCTGAGGTCATAGACATTAACATGGGCTGCCCTGCAAGATGCATCACAGGGGCTGGCTGCGGCTCGGCTCTCCTCAATTCCCCGGAACTTGTCCGTGAAATAATCTCTGAGCTTACGGATGCCCTGAATACTCCGGTCAGCGCAAAGATCCGCCTCCTCGGAAGGGAGGAAAAAACCCTTGAAATTGCCCGTCTGATAGAAAAGGCAGGGGTATCGGCTTTGACCGTGCACGGCAGGACAGCTGCGCAGATGTACTCGGGCAATGCGAACCTTATGGGAATAAAAGCAGTCAAAAATGAGCTTTCAATTCCTGTAATTGCAAACGGGGACATCAGGGACGAGGAATCGGCAGAAAGGACTCTGGAGCTGACATGTTGCGACGGACTTATGATAGGGCGCGCATCAATGGGAAACCCTTTTATTTTTAGAAGGATCAGGCACTACTTAAAAACCGGTGAGAAACTCGAGGTTGAGAGACAGGCCAGACAACTTGAGGATTTTGAAAAATATATTTCCCTCCTTGAGGAACACAACCTTCTTTCATCCATAAACCTCAGGATGCACGCACACTGGTTTACTAAAGGACTGCACGGCTCGCGGCACGTCAGGGAAAAAATTAATGGTCTGAAAGACGGGAAGTCCATAACTGAACTGATGAGGAGTTCCTGCCAGGAAAAATATTAA
- a CDS encoding signal peptidase I has protein sequence MSNTNTQNSTQEEESFLVSLGKDLLSVAAVLIAFMVLSKLAFGLWTPMVAVESGSMEPHMQVGDIIFIKNIDRVDLVTNEEGEESGYMTFGDYGDVILYRPYGQEGITPIIHRAMYRVEAGEPMWENGPAAPYSGYITKGDNPVTNKHYDQEGQISYYVPVKDEWIIGVARYRIPYLGYVRLLFS, from the coding sequence ATGAGCAACACTAATACACAAAACAGTACCCAGGAGGAAGAGAGCTTCCTGGTTTCCCTTGGAAAGGATTTGCTGTCGGTTGCGGCTGTCCTGATAGCCTTTATGGTTCTTTCCAAACTGGCGTTCGGGCTCTGGACACCCATGGTCGCAGTGGAGTCCGGAAGTATGGAACCACATATGCAGGTAGGAGACATTATCTTCATTAAAAACATCGATCGAGTTGATCTTGTTACCAATGAAGAAGGAGAAGAGTCGGGTTACATGACCTTTGGAGACTATGGAGACGTTATACTCTATCGACCCTACGGACAGGAAGGCATAACTCCTATAATACATAGAGCAATGTACCGGGTGGAAGCCGGAGAGCCCATGTGGGAAAACGGTCCTGCTGCCCCTTACTCCGGATATATTACCAAAGGGGACAACCCTGTTACCAACAAGCACTACGACCAGGAAGGACAGATAAGTTACTATGTGCCTGTGAAAGATGAATGGATAATAGGGGTTGCACGGTACAGGATTCCTTACCTTGGATATGTCAGGCTGCTCTTTTCATGA
- a CDS encoding DNA-directed DNA polymerase II small subunit, with protein sequence MNEIDIIRAVIEEGYQISPQAVELIKLSNSPENLLKYILSTIDDCVFVIEPEHVDLKSFEASTTFSRVTSGAPPGTVSGKVSGKISTPALDSASEPVSDSGYESSSEPSVEPDIVSAVEVPDSNPEIEPEILSSQGSNSDFDSDPVYDSASDLVHDSVHDSVHDSVHDSVHDSVHDSVHDTVSDPVNNSIHDSIHDSIHDTVHNFLPNPVSPSVSPKSIKKQASSFFGTTGPSSAFKNDLRMNSLFSNQKNSFSSSSRDEGIRYIPGRNPVTVLSDITGHSTCVGEYMQFVQYFRDRYSRLSEILRGRMNARPIESLKRRSFRRGSDGNTEELSIIGMVSDISTTTNGHKILSLEDSTGSFSVLIRNSDKELFELASRLLLDEIVGVTGSVTNDGNLMLATKLLQPDVPNSVQRRTGSHGKAVLISDVHVGSSQFLEDSWLDFLDFLKGESDSEEMREIAAQVRYLVVAGDLVDGIGIYPDQEMELDIPDVYEQYRKAAEYIREVPEQIHVIISPGNHDAVRQAEPQPALPARICADFPENVTFVGNPALVDLDGVQILIYHGRSIDDLVASVPGVSYQEPAGAVLEMLKRRHLAPTYGSRVSISPEKKDYFIIDPVPDIIHTGHVHTLGVQRYKNVLLVNSGTWQGQTEFQKRVNLMPMPARVPVVDLANFDVKILAFD encoded by the coding sequence ATGAATGAAATCGATATTATAAGGGCAGTTATAGAGGAAGGGTACCAGATAAGCCCGCAAGCCGTAGAACTAATCAAATTAAGTAACTCCCCTGAAAACCTTCTAAAATACATTCTTTCAACTATTGATGACTGTGTTTTCGTTATCGAACCCGAACATGTCGACCTGAAGAGCTTTGAAGCTTCTACAACTTTTTCCAGAGTGACCTCTGGAGCACCTCCCGGGACAGTTTCCGGTAAGGTTTCAGGTAAAATTTCCACTCCTGCCTTAGATTCTGCTTCAGAACCTGTCTCAGATTCTGGCTACGAATCTTCCTCAGAACCTTCCGTTGAACCGGATATAGTTTCAGCAGTTGAAGTCCCGGACTCCAACCCGGAAATTGAACCTGAAATTCTTTCTTCCCAGGGTTCGAATTCAGATTTTGATTCTGATCCGGTTTACGATTCTGCATCTGATTTAGTTCATGATTCAGTTCATGATTCAGTTCATGATTCAGTTCATGATTCAGTTCATGATTCAGTTCATGATTCAGTTCATGATACTGTTTCTGACCCGGTTAATAATTCAATTCATGATTCAATTCATGATTCAATTCATGATACTGTTCATAACTTTCTTCCCAATCCTGTTAGCCCCTCTGTTTCTCCAAAAAGTATAAAAAAACAGGCTTCCTCTTTTTTCGGAACTACAGGTCCTTCTTCTGCCTTTAAAAATGATTTAAGGATGAATTCTCTTTTTTCAAACCAGAAAAATTCTTTTTCTTCGAGTTCCAGGGATGAAGGGATCAGATATATTCCGGGCCGCAACCCTGTCACCGTGCTTTCCGACATTACCGGGCATTCGACCTGTGTTGGGGAGTATATGCAGTTTGTGCAGTATTTCAGGGACAGGTATAGCAGGCTCTCTGAGATCCTCCGGGGAAGGATGAATGCCCGGCCTATAGAGAGCCTGAAAAGGAGGAGTTTCCGCCGCGGATCCGACGGGAACACTGAGGAGTTATCGATCATAGGGATGGTTTCAGATATCAGCACCACCACCAATGGGCACAAGATCCTTTCTCTTGAAGACTCAACAGGCTCTTTTTCCGTGCTTATCCGAAATAGTGATAAAGAGCTCTTTGAACTGGCTTCGCGGCTCCTTCTGGACGAGATTGTCGGGGTAACAGGCTCGGTTACGAACGACGGAAACCTTATGCTTGCCACAAAACTCCTCCAGCCCGATGTCCCTAACAGTGTTCAGCGCAGGACAGGAAGCCACGGAAAAGCCGTCCTGATCTCGGATGTGCATGTGGGTAGTTCCCAGTTCCTGGAAGATTCCTGGCTGGACTTCCTGGACTTTTTGAAAGGAGAATCCGACTCCGAAGAAATGCGGGAGATTGCAGCCCAGGTCCGTTATCTCGTTGTTGCAGGAGACCTCGTGGACGGCATAGGGATTTATCCTGACCAGGAAATGGAACTGGATATCCCGGATGTCTATGAACAGTACAGGAAAGCCGCAGAGTATATAAGAGAAGTTCCTGAACAAATCCATGTGATCATAAGTCCCGGAAACCATGACGCTGTACGCCAGGCAGAACCACAGCCCGCCCTGCCTGCGCGAATCTGTGCGGATTTTCCTGAGAACGTCACCTTCGTAGGCAACCCTGCTCTTGTGGACCTTGACGGCGTCCAGATTCTTATATATCACGGCAGATCGATTGATGATCTGGTGGCGAGTGTTCCCGGGGTATCATATCAGGAACCTGCAGGGGCAGTCCTTGAGATGCTCAAGCGCAGGCACCTTGCTCCGACTTACGGGAGTAGGGTTTCCATATCCCCGGAGAAAAAAGACTACTTTATAATTGACCCTGTTCCGGATATCATCCATACGGGGCACGTCCATACTCTGGGGGTTCAGCGATACAAAAATGTCCTGCTGGTCAACTCCGGAACATGGCAGGGTCAGACCGAGTTCCAGAAGCGTGTAAACCTGATGCCTATGCCGGCTAGAGTCCCGGTTGTGGATCTTGCGAATTTTGACGTGAAAATCCTGGCATTTGATTAA
- the twy1 gene encoding 4-demethylwyosine synthase TYW1, which yields MPLEERKEEKKDSGESFPEIPEENRGEEQASLPFDIPDFATLLKKQSYALAGRHSAVKTCLWLRKAMNDEGFCYKSKFYGVQSHRCLQMTPTLICNHRCLFCWRPTEVPVPAPGEWDSPEKIVEESIDCQRKLITGFGGSPNALRERWLEGNEPNNVAISLSGEPTFYPYLPELIEEYEKRGFTTFLVTNGTVPSMLAKVNPSQLYMSLDAPDLETYLRVCQPKSPALWDRINESLDIMKEKCSRTVIRTTLVKGENIFSPEGYAELIKKASPDFVEIKAYMHLGFSRLRLDRSAMPAHAEVLEFSKELAKHLGYDIADESEISRVVLLSKDGKKSPVRKVSFKD from the coding sequence ATGCCGCTTGAAGAAAGAAAGGAAGAAAAAAAAGATTCCGGAGAAAGCTTTCCGGAAATCCCGGAAGAAAATCGGGGGGAAGAACAGGCTTCTCTCCCCTTTGATATCCCTGATTTTGCGACTCTTCTTAAAAAGCAGAGCTATGCCCTCGCAGGCCGCCACTCGGCAGTAAAGACCTGCCTCTGGCTCAGAAAAGCCATGAATGACGAAGGCTTTTGCTACAAATCGAAGTTTTATGGCGTCCAGTCCCACCGCTGCCTCCAGATGACTCCCACGCTCATATGCAACCACCGCTGCCTTTTCTGCTGGCGCCCGACTGAGGTCCCGGTCCCTGCACCCGGAGAATGGGACTCCCCTGAAAAAATCGTTGAGGAAAGCATTGACTGCCAGCGAAAATTGATCACAGGTTTCGGAGGTTCGCCGAATGCACTCAGGGAGCGCTGGCTTGAAGGCAATGAGCCGAATAACGTTGCAATCTCTCTGTCAGGAGAACCGACCTTTTACCCTTACCTTCCTGAACTTATCGAAGAATATGAAAAGAGAGGTTTTACCACCTTTCTGGTTACAAACGGAACCGTCCCTTCAATGCTTGCAAAGGTTAACCCTTCCCAGTTGTACATGAGTCTTGATGCCCCTGACCTCGAGACCTACCTCAGGGTCTGCCAGCCAAAATCGCCTGCCCTCTGGGACAGGATTAACGAGTCTCTGGACATCATGAAGGAGAAATGCTCAAGAACAGTCATCCGGACCACACTGGTCAAAGGCGAAAATATATTCAGTCCCGAAGGCTACGCCGAACTTATTAAAAAGGCCTCCCCGGATTTTGTGGAAATAAAAGCCTACATGCACCTTGGCTTTTCACGCTTACGTCTCGACCGTTCTGCCATGCCAGCCCATGCAGAGGTGCTGGAGTTTTCTAAAGAGCTTGCAAAGCACCTGGGGTATGATATCGCAGACGAATCCGAAATCAGCCGGGTTGTTCTCCTCTCAAAAGACGGAAAAAAATCTCCTGTGAGAAAGGTTTCCTTCAAGGACTAA